One Mustela nigripes isolate SB6536 chromosome 5, MUSNIG.SB6536, whole genome shotgun sequence DNA segment encodes these proteins:
- the KLC4 gene encoding kinesin light chain 4 isoform X1, producing MHTSFPPCARSKPILLQPLGRVTGELAPPLGAVKTIASSGSHDGFKGAVPARAATRATDCGPGKVPLAKMSGLVLGQRDEPAGHRLSQEEILGSTRLVSQGLEALHSEHQAVLQSLSHTIECLQQGGHEEGLVHEKARQLRRSMENIELGLSEAQVMLALASHLSTVESEKQKLRAQVRRLCQENQWLRDELAGTQQRLQRSEQAVAQLEEEKKHLEFLGQLRQYDEDGHTAEEKEGDATKDSLDDLFPNEEEEDSSNGLSRGQGAQHSGYEIPARLRTLHNLVIQYAAQGRYEVAVPLCKQALEDLERTSGRGHPDVATMLNILALVYRDQNKYKEAAHLLNDALNIRESTLGRDHPAVAATLNNLAVLYGKRGKYKEAEPLCQRALEIREKVLGTDHPDVAKQLNNLALLCQNQGKYEAVERYYRRALAIYEGQLGPDNPNVARTKNNLASCYLKQGKYAEAETLYKEILTRAHVQEFGSVDEDHKPIWMHAEEREEMSKSRHREGGTPYTEYGGWYKACKVSSPTVNTTLRNLGALYRRQGKLEAAETLEECALRSQKQGTDPISQTKVAELLGEGDSGRTSQEGPGGSVKFEGGEDASVAVEWSGDGSGTLQRSGSLGKIRDVLRRSSELLVRKLQGTEPRTSSSNMKRAASLNYLNQPSAAPLQVSRGLSASTTDLSSSS from the exons CCCAGGCAAGGTCCCCCTGGCCAAGATGTCAGGCCTAGTGTTGGGGCAGCGGGATGAACCTGCAGGGCACCGGCTCAGCCAGGAGGAGATCCTGGGAAGCACTCGGCTGgtgagccaagggctggaggccCTACACAGTGAACATCAGGCTGTCCTGCAGAGTCTATCCCATACCATTGAGTGTCTGCAGCAGGGAGGCCATGAAGAAGGACTGGTGCATGAGAAGGCCCGGCAGCTGCGACGTTCCATGGAAAACATTGAGCTGGGACTGAGTGAGGCCCAG GTGATGCTGGCTTTGGCCAGCCACCTGAGCACAGTGGAGTCGGAGAAACAGAAGCTGCGGGCCCAGGTACGGAGGCTGTGTCAGGAGAACCAGTGGCTCCGGGATGAGCTGGCAGGCACCCAGCAGCGGCTCCAGCGCAGCGAACAGGCTGTGGCCCagctggaggaggaaaagaagcacCTGGAGTTCCTGGGCCAGCTGCGCCAGTATGATGAGGATGGGCACACTGCG gaggagaaggagggtgaTGCCACCAAGGATTCCCTGGATGATCTCTTCCCcaatgaggaggaagaagactccaGCAATGGCT TGTCCCGTGGCCAGGGCGCCCAGCACAGTGGATATGAGATCCCAGCAAGGCTGCGGACCCTGCACAACTTGGTGATCCAGTACGCAGCCCAGGGTCGCTATGAGGTAGCCGTGCCACTCTGTAAGCAGGCACTGGAGGACCTGGAGCGCACGTCTGGCCGTGGCCACCCTGATGTCGCAACCATGCTCAACATCCTTGCTCTGGTGTATCG ggACCAGAATAAGTATAAGGAAGCTGCCCACCTGTTGAATGATGCCCTCAACATCCGGGAGAGCACCCTGGGCCGGGACCACCCTGCT GTGGCTGCTACACTCAACAATCTGGCTGTGCTCTATGGCAAAAGAGGCAAGTACAAGGAGGCCGAACCACTCTGCCAGCGTGCACTGGAGATTCGAGAAAAG GTCCTGGGCACTGACCACCCAGATGTGGCAAAGCAACTGAACAACCTGGCCCTGTTGTGCCAAAACCAGGGCAAGTATGAGGCTGTGGAACGCTATTACAGGCGGGCCCTGGCTATCTATGAGGGGCAGCTGGGACCGGACAACCCTAACGTAGCCCGGACCAAGAACAACCTG GCTTCCTGTTACCTGAAACAGGGCAAATATGCTGAGGCTGAGACGCTCTACAAAGAGATTCTGACCCGTGCGCATGTGCAGGAGTTTGGGTCTGTGGATG AGGACCACAAGCCCATCTGGATGCATGCAGAGGAGCGGGAGGAAATGAGCAAA AGCCGACACCGAGAGGGTGGCACACCCTACACAGAGTACGGAGGCTGGTACAAGGCCTGCAAAGTGAGCAG CCCCACAGTGAACACTACTCTGAGAAACCTCGGAGCTCTGTACAGGCGCCAGGGAAAGCTGGAGGCAGCTGAGACCCTAGAAGAATGTGCCCTACGCTCCCAGAAACAG GGCACTGACCCTATCAGCCAAACCAAGGTGGCTGAGCTGCTTGGGGAAGGTGACAGTGGAAGGACCTCTCAGGAGGGCCCTGGGGGCAGCGTGAAGTTTGAGGGAGGTGAAGACGCTTCTGTGGCCGTGGAATGGTCAGGG GATGGCAGTGGGACCCTGCAGAGGAGTGGTTCTCTGGGCAAGATCCGGGATGTGCTTCGTAGAAGCAGCGAACTCCTGGTGAGGAAACTCCAGGGGACTGAGCCTCGGACCTCCAG CAGCAACATGAAGCGGGCAGCCTCCTTAAACTATCTGAATCAACCCAGTGCAGCACCCCTCCAG GTCTCCCGGGGCCTCAGTGCCAGCACTACGGATCTCTCTTCAAGCAGCTGA
- the KLC4 gene encoding kinesin light chain 4 isoform X3, protein MSGLVLGQRDEPAGHRLSQEEILGSTRLVSQGLEALHSEHQAVLQSLSHTIECLQQGGHEEGLVHEKARQLRRSMENIELGLSEAQVMLALASHLSTVESEKQKLRAQVRRLCQENQWLRDELAGTQQRLQRSEQAVAQLEEEKKHLEFLGQLRQYDEDGHTAEEKEGDATKDSLDDLFPNEEEEDSSNGLSRGQGAQHSGYEIPARLRTLHNLVIQYAAQGRYEVAVPLCKQALEDLERTSGRGHPDVATMLNILALVYRDQNKYKEAAHLLNDALNIRESTLGRDHPAVAATLNNLAVLYGKRGKYKEAEPLCQRALEIREKVLGTDHPDVAKQLNNLALLCQNQGKYEAVERYYRRALAIYEGQLGPDNPNVARTKNNLASCYLKQGKYAEAETLYKEILTRAHVQEFGSVDEDHKPIWMHAEEREEMSKSRHREGGTPYTEYGGWYKACKVSSPTVNTTLRNLGALYRRQGKLEAAETLEECALRSQKQGTDPISQTKVAELLGEGDSGRTSQEGPGGSVKFEGGEDASVAVEWSGDGSGTLQRSGSLGKIRDVLRRSSELLVRKLQGTEPRTSSSNMKRAASLNYLNQPSAAPLQVSRGLSASTTDLSSSS, encoded by the exons ATGTCAGGCCTAGTGTTGGGGCAGCGGGATGAACCTGCAGGGCACCGGCTCAGCCAGGAGGAGATCCTGGGAAGCACTCGGCTGgtgagccaagggctggaggccCTACACAGTGAACATCAGGCTGTCCTGCAGAGTCTATCCCATACCATTGAGTGTCTGCAGCAGGGAGGCCATGAAGAAGGACTGGTGCATGAGAAGGCCCGGCAGCTGCGACGTTCCATGGAAAACATTGAGCTGGGACTGAGTGAGGCCCAG GTGATGCTGGCTTTGGCCAGCCACCTGAGCACAGTGGAGTCGGAGAAACAGAAGCTGCGGGCCCAGGTACGGAGGCTGTGTCAGGAGAACCAGTGGCTCCGGGATGAGCTGGCAGGCACCCAGCAGCGGCTCCAGCGCAGCGAACAGGCTGTGGCCCagctggaggaggaaaagaagcacCTGGAGTTCCTGGGCCAGCTGCGCCAGTATGATGAGGATGGGCACACTGCG gaggagaaggagggtgaTGCCACCAAGGATTCCCTGGATGATCTCTTCCCcaatgaggaggaagaagactccaGCAATGGCT TGTCCCGTGGCCAGGGCGCCCAGCACAGTGGATATGAGATCCCAGCAAGGCTGCGGACCCTGCACAACTTGGTGATCCAGTACGCAGCCCAGGGTCGCTATGAGGTAGCCGTGCCACTCTGTAAGCAGGCACTGGAGGACCTGGAGCGCACGTCTGGCCGTGGCCACCCTGATGTCGCAACCATGCTCAACATCCTTGCTCTGGTGTATCG ggACCAGAATAAGTATAAGGAAGCTGCCCACCTGTTGAATGATGCCCTCAACATCCGGGAGAGCACCCTGGGCCGGGACCACCCTGCT GTGGCTGCTACACTCAACAATCTGGCTGTGCTCTATGGCAAAAGAGGCAAGTACAAGGAGGCCGAACCACTCTGCCAGCGTGCACTGGAGATTCGAGAAAAG GTCCTGGGCACTGACCACCCAGATGTGGCAAAGCAACTGAACAACCTGGCCCTGTTGTGCCAAAACCAGGGCAAGTATGAGGCTGTGGAACGCTATTACAGGCGGGCCCTGGCTATCTATGAGGGGCAGCTGGGACCGGACAACCCTAACGTAGCCCGGACCAAGAACAACCTG GCTTCCTGTTACCTGAAACAGGGCAAATATGCTGAGGCTGAGACGCTCTACAAAGAGATTCTGACCCGTGCGCATGTGCAGGAGTTTGGGTCTGTGGATG AGGACCACAAGCCCATCTGGATGCATGCAGAGGAGCGGGAGGAAATGAGCAAA AGCCGACACCGAGAGGGTGGCACACCCTACACAGAGTACGGAGGCTGGTACAAGGCCTGCAAAGTGAGCAG CCCCACAGTGAACACTACTCTGAGAAACCTCGGAGCTCTGTACAGGCGCCAGGGAAAGCTGGAGGCAGCTGAGACCCTAGAAGAATGTGCCCTACGCTCCCAGAAACAG GGCACTGACCCTATCAGCCAAACCAAGGTGGCTGAGCTGCTTGGGGAAGGTGACAGTGGAAGGACCTCTCAGGAGGGCCCTGGGGGCAGCGTGAAGTTTGAGGGAGGTGAAGACGCTTCTGTGGCCGTGGAATGGTCAGGG GATGGCAGTGGGACCCTGCAGAGGAGTGGTTCTCTGGGCAAGATCCGGGATGTGCTTCGTAGAAGCAGCGAACTCCTGGTGAGGAAACTCCAGGGGACTGAGCCTCGGACCTCCAG CAGCAACATGAAGCGGGCAGCCTCCTTAAACTATCTGAATCAACCCAGTGCAGCACCCCTCCAG GTCTCCCGGGGCCTCAGTGCCAGCACTACGGATCTCTCTTCAAGCAGCTGA
- the KLC4 gene encoding kinesin light chain 4 isoform X2 translates to MKVNGSGVTSPGKVPLAKMSGLVLGQRDEPAGHRLSQEEILGSTRLVSQGLEALHSEHQAVLQSLSHTIECLQQGGHEEGLVHEKARQLRRSMENIELGLSEAQVMLALASHLSTVESEKQKLRAQVRRLCQENQWLRDELAGTQQRLQRSEQAVAQLEEEKKHLEFLGQLRQYDEDGHTAEEKEGDATKDSLDDLFPNEEEEDSSNGLSRGQGAQHSGYEIPARLRTLHNLVIQYAAQGRYEVAVPLCKQALEDLERTSGRGHPDVATMLNILALVYRDQNKYKEAAHLLNDALNIRESTLGRDHPAVAATLNNLAVLYGKRGKYKEAEPLCQRALEIREKVLGTDHPDVAKQLNNLALLCQNQGKYEAVERYYRRALAIYEGQLGPDNPNVARTKNNLASCYLKQGKYAEAETLYKEILTRAHVQEFGSVDEDHKPIWMHAEEREEMSKSRHREGGTPYTEYGGWYKACKVSSPTVNTTLRNLGALYRRQGKLEAAETLEECALRSQKQGTDPISQTKVAELLGEGDSGRTSQEGPGGSVKFEGGEDASVAVEWSGDGSGTLQRSGSLGKIRDVLRRSSELLVRKLQGTEPRTSSSNMKRAASLNYLNQPSAAPLQVSRGLSASTTDLSSSS, encoded by the exons CCCAGGCAAGGTCCCCCTGGCCAAGATGTCAGGCCTAGTGTTGGGGCAGCGGGATGAACCTGCAGGGCACCGGCTCAGCCAGGAGGAGATCCTGGGAAGCACTCGGCTGgtgagccaagggctggaggccCTACACAGTGAACATCAGGCTGTCCTGCAGAGTCTATCCCATACCATTGAGTGTCTGCAGCAGGGAGGCCATGAAGAAGGACTGGTGCATGAGAAGGCCCGGCAGCTGCGACGTTCCATGGAAAACATTGAGCTGGGACTGAGTGAGGCCCAG GTGATGCTGGCTTTGGCCAGCCACCTGAGCACAGTGGAGTCGGAGAAACAGAAGCTGCGGGCCCAGGTACGGAGGCTGTGTCAGGAGAACCAGTGGCTCCGGGATGAGCTGGCAGGCACCCAGCAGCGGCTCCAGCGCAGCGAACAGGCTGTGGCCCagctggaggaggaaaagaagcacCTGGAGTTCCTGGGCCAGCTGCGCCAGTATGATGAGGATGGGCACACTGCG gaggagaaggagggtgaTGCCACCAAGGATTCCCTGGATGATCTCTTCCCcaatgaggaggaagaagactccaGCAATGGCT TGTCCCGTGGCCAGGGCGCCCAGCACAGTGGATATGAGATCCCAGCAAGGCTGCGGACCCTGCACAACTTGGTGATCCAGTACGCAGCCCAGGGTCGCTATGAGGTAGCCGTGCCACTCTGTAAGCAGGCACTGGAGGACCTGGAGCGCACGTCTGGCCGTGGCCACCCTGATGTCGCAACCATGCTCAACATCCTTGCTCTGGTGTATCG ggACCAGAATAAGTATAAGGAAGCTGCCCACCTGTTGAATGATGCCCTCAACATCCGGGAGAGCACCCTGGGCCGGGACCACCCTGCT GTGGCTGCTACACTCAACAATCTGGCTGTGCTCTATGGCAAAAGAGGCAAGTACAAGGAGGCCGAACCACTCTGCCAGCGTGCACTGGAGATTCGAGAAAAG GTCCTGGGCACTGACCACCCAGATGTGGCAAAGCAACTGAACAACCTGGCCCTGTTGTGCCAAAACCAGGGCAAGTATGAGGCTGTGGAACGCTATTACAGGCGGGCCCTGGCTATCTATGAGGGGCAGCTGGGACCGGACAACCCTAACGTAGCCCGGACCAAGAACAACCTG GCTTCCTGTTACCTGAAACAGGGCAAATATGCTGAGGCTGAGACGCTCTACAAAGAGATTCTGACCCGTGCGCATGTGCAGGAGTTTGGGTCTGTGGATG AGGACCACAAGCCCATCTGGATGCATGCAGAGGAGCGGGAGGAAATGAGCAAA AGCCGACACCGAGAGGGTGGCACACCCTACACAGAGTACGGAGGCTGGTACAAGGCCTGCAAAGTGAGCAG CCCCACAGTGAACACTACTCTGAGAAACCTCGGAGCTCTGTACAGGCGCCAGGGAAAGCTGGAGGCAGCTGAGACCCTAGAAGAATGTGCCCTACGCTCCCAGAAACAG GGCACTGACCCTATCAGCCAAACCAAGGTGGCTGAGCTGCTTGGGGAAGGTGACAGTGGAAGGACCTCTCAGGAGGGCCCTGGGGGCAGCGTGAAGTTTGAGGGAGGTGAAGACGCTTCTGTGGCCGTGGAATGGTCAGGG GATGGCAGTGGGACCCTGCAGAGGAGTGGTTCTCTGGGCAAGATCCGGGATGTGCTTCGTAGAAGCAGCGAACTCCTGGTGAGGAAACTCCAGGGGACTGAGCCTCGGACCTCCAG CAGCAACATGAAGCGGGCAGCCTCCTTAAACTATCTGAATCAACCCAGTGCAGCACCCCTCCAG GTCTCCCGGGGCCTCAGTGCCAGCACTACGGATCTCTCTTCAAGCAGCTGA